A window of the Gemmatirosa kalamazoonensis genome harbors these coding sequences:
- a CDS encoding dipeptidase, producing MSARSEHDADTRRAAEWVRDSLTTAGLTAEIIDTAGHPIVLGEWHGAPARPTILIYGHYDVQPAEPLELWDSPAFEPTIRDGRIYARGSVDDKGQLFLHVKALEAHLKVRGTLPVNVIVLAEGEEEVGSEHLEQFIRDHADRLKCDAVVISDSAMFAPGQPSILSSLRGMAYFQIDVQGPATDLHSGSYGGAVVNPAMALARILATFHDDEGRIAIPGFYDQVRPFPDAVRAGMRALPFDESHFRDEVGAPALGGEAGHTVLERLWTRPTCEVNGLLSGYTGEGAKTVLPAKAMAKVSCRLVPDQDPQEIERLMKAHVARVAPSGVTVTVNHLHGGRPWRADLEGPLFDAARRALAEAFGREPVIVGEGGSIPVVGDFQNVLGAPVLLVGFGLPGENAHAPNEWLSAENFETGMRAMARLYDEYGRA from the coding sequence GTGAGCGCGCGCTCCGAGCACGACGCCGACACCCGCCGCGCCGCGGAGTGGGTGCGCGACTCGCTGACGACGGCGGGGCTCACGGCCGAGATCATCGACACCGCCGGCCACCCGATCGTGCTCGGCGAGTGGCATGGCGCGCCCGCGCGGCCGACGATCCTCATCTACGGCCACTACGACGTGCAGCCGGCGGAGCCGCTGGAGCTGTGGGACTCGCCCGCGTTCGAGCCGACGATCCGCGACGGGCGCATCTACGCGCGCGGCTCGGTGGACGACAAGGGGCAGCTGTTCCTGCACGTGAAGGCGCTCGAGGCGCACCTGAAGGTGCGCGGCACGCTGCCGGTGAACGTGATCGTGCTCGCGGAAGGGGAGGAGGAGGTCGGCAGCGAGCACCTCGAGCAGTTCATCCGCGACCACGCCGACCGGCTGAAGTGCGACGCGGTGGTCATCTCCGACTCGGCGATGTTCGCGCCCGGGCAGCCGTCGATCCTCTCGTCGCTGCGCGGGATGGCGTACTTCCAGATCGACGTGCAGGGGCCGGCGACGGACCTGCACTCGGGGAGCTACGGCGGTGCGGTGGTGAACCCGGCGATGGCGCTCGCCCGCATCCTCGCGACGTTCCACGACGACGAGGGGCGGATCGCGATCCCGGGCTTCTACGACCAGGTGCGCCCGTTCCCGGACGCGGTGCGCGCGGGGATGCGTGCGCTGCCGTTCGACGAGTCGCACTTCCGCGACGAGGTGGGCGCGCCGGCGTTAGGCGGCGAGGCGGGGCATACCGTGCTGGAGCGTCTGTGGACGCGGCCGACGTGCGAGGTGAACGGCCTGCTGTCCGGCTACACGGGCGAGGGCGCGAAGACGGTCCTGCCGGCGAAGGCGATGGCGAAGGTGAGCTGCCGGCTGGTCCCCGACCAGGACCCGCAGGAGATCGAGCGGCTCATGAAGGCGCACGTGGCGCGCGTCGCGCCGAGCGGCGTCACGGTGACCGTGAACCACCTGCACGGCGGCCGCCCGTGGCGCGCCGACCTCGAGGGCCCACTGTTCGACGCCGCGCGGCGCGCGCTGGCCGAGGCGTTCGGGCGGGAGCCGGTGATCGTCGGCGAGGGGGGCTCGATCCCGGTGGTCGGCGACTTCCAGAACGTCCTCGGCGCACCGGTCCTGCTCGTCGGCTTCGGGCTGCCCGGGGAGAACGCGCACGCCCCGAACGAGTGGCTGTCGGCGGAGAACTTCGAGACCGGCATGCGGGCGATGGCGCGGCTGTACGACGAGTACGGGCGGGCGTAG
- a CDS encoding BamA/OMP85 family outer membrane protein, translated as MLFKSRNAAFHALAAAAACIVSAVPSARARAQAPHDDSKEMEHPEVRTVEFHGVKSVKLGELREALSTQPSHCLSLLFRPVCLFSKSPYFYERRYFDPLEFRRDVLRVLVFYYRRGWRDAQVDTTVARDGNEVRVRFDVVEGPPTIVDTVVVSGLQGVMRQRRGRRAQQRRSGLRPGEPLNMLKLDTAVARIRTGLLDRGYGNAVVEAPKIDEDTTAHRARVTIATRPGPLTPIARIDVVRLSSKKAVSDETIRNSLTFEPGQLLRRRRLAESQRALYESGLFRSALIDTAVATGPATGRTVCAQQAAGAPTRAAPAAAAAGQGASAPHDSTKNVVVCVLEGQLHDARVSAGFTTADFFALQANYTDNYWLGGPRRLSINASVGNLGAQQLNGTKPFFDVFSTLPAGAARESRYLAPTFQLGANVQQRWFRSPRNTLGGGVFGQRRSSPGIFVDRGYGANLAFTRELTTQVPLSATYRFEINRVEAGEVYFCVNFGACDFPTIDALQGQQRLSPAALTGSISTADNPLEPTSGWLGRLELEHASRVTLSDYRYNRVFGSGSTYLRLGWRRSVLAFRAQAGWVKALASTNQAVGVSGGDPVLHPSKRMYAGGSQSVRGFGENELGPRVLTVDPNLILGRKIEKGDTTYACGGGGVTPAVLRSCFQQRGDSISDRDFIERPLGGTTLALGSVELRVPVWGPLLAAVFVDGAILGEKALSELGKGTGAITPGVGVRYLSPVGPVRVDIGYKPKLTERLPVFTQLDSLGTRRLIDLTANRGCSSGNTAGCRAFPLRESASALRRTLDRLTLHLSIGEAF; from the coding sequence ATGCTCTTCAAAAGCCGCAACGCCGCGTTCCACGCGCTGGCGGCGGCCGCCGCGTGCATCGTGTCGGCCGTTCCGTCCGCGCGTGCTCGCGCGCAGGCGCCGCACGACGACTCCAAGGAGATGGAGCACCCCGAGGTGCGGACGGTCGAGTTCCACGGCGTGAAGTCCGTGAAGCTCGGCGAGCTGCGCGAGGCGCTCTCGACGCAGCCGTCGCACTGTCTCAGCCTCCTCTTCCGGCCCGTCTGCCTGTTCTCGAAGTCGCCGTACTTCTACGAGCGGCGCTACTTCGATCCGCTGGAGTTCCGCCGCGACGTGCTGCGCGTGCTCGTGTTCTACTACCGGCGCGGCTGGCGCGACGCGCAGGTGGACACGACGGTCGCGCGCGACGGCAACGAGGTGCGCGTGCGGTTCGACGTCGTCGAGGGCCCGCCGACGATCGTCGACACGGTCGTCGTCAGTGGGCTTCAGGGCGTGATGCGCCAGCGGCGGGGCCGGCGCGCGCAGCAGCGGCGCTCCGGGCTGCGGCCGGGCGAGCCGCTGAACATGCTGAAGCTGGACACCGCGGTGGCGCGCATCCGCACCGGGCTGCTCGATCGCGGCTACGGCAACGCCGTCGTCGAGGCGCCGAAGATCGACGAGGACACGACCGCCCACCGCGCGCGCGTGACGATCGCGACGCGCCCCGGCCCGCTCACGCCGATCGCGCGCATCGACGTCGTGCGCCTCAGCTCCAAGAAGGCCGTGAGCGACGAGACGATCCGCAACTCGCTCACGTTCGAGCCCGGGCAGCTGCTGCGCCGCCGCCGGCTGGCCGAGAGCCAGCGCGCGCTGTACGAGTCCGGGCTGTTCCGCTCCGCGCTCATCGACACCGCGGTCGCGACGGGGCCCGCGACGGGCCGCACCGTGTGCGCGCAGCAGGCCGCCGGCGCGCCGACGCGCGCCGCGCCCGCCGCGGCGGCAGCGGGCCAGGGCGCGAGCGCGCCGCACGACAGCACGAAGAACGTCGTCGTGTGCGTGCTCGAGGGACAGCTCCACGACGCGCGCGTGAGCGCCGGCTTCACGACGGCCGACTTCTTCGCGCTGCAGGCGAACTACACCGACAACTACTGGCTCGGCGGGCCGCGCCGGCTGTCGATCAACGCGTCGGTCGGCAACCTCGGCGCGCAGCAGCTCAACGGCACGAAGCCGTTCTTCGACGTCTTCTCCACGCTGCCGGCGGGCGCGGCGCGCGAGAGCCGCTACCTCGCGCCGACGTTCCAGCTCGGCGCGAACGTGCAGCAGCGGTGGTTCCGGTCGCCGCGGAACACGTTAGGCGGCGGCGTGTTCGGGCAGCGGCGCTCGTCGCCCGGCATCTTCGTCGACCGCGGCTACGGCGCCAACCTCGCGTTCACGCGCGAGCTCACGACGCAGGTGCCGCTGAGCGCCACCTATCGCTTCGAGATCAACCGCGTCGAGGCGGGCGAGGTGTACTTCTGCGTGAACTTCGGCGCGTGCGACTTCCCGACGATCGACGCGCTGCAGGGGCAGCAGCGGCTGTCGCCGGCCGCGCTCACCGGCTCCATCAGCACCGCCGACAACCCGCTCGAGCCGACGAGCGGGTGGCTCGGGCGGCTGGAGCTGGAGCACGCGTCGCGGGTGACGCTCAGCGACTACCGCTACAACCGCGTGTTCGGCTCGGGCTCGACGTACCTGCGGCTCGGCTGGCGGCGCTCGGTGCTCGCGTTCCGCGCGCAGGCGGGATGGGTGAAGGCGCTCGCGAGCACGAACCAGGCGGTGGGCGTGTCCGGCGGCGACCCGGTGCTGCATCCCAGCAAGCGGATGTACGCCGGCGGCTCGCAGAGCGTGCGCGGCTTCGGCGAGAACGAGCTCGGGCCGCGCGTCCTCACCGTCGACCCGAACCTCATCCTCGGCCGCAAGATCGAGAAGGGCGACACCACGTACGCGTGCGGCGGCGGCGGCGTCACGCCGGCGGTGCTGCGGAGCTGCTTCCAGCAGCGCGGCGACTCCATCAGCGACCGCGACTTCATCGAGCGGCCGTTAGGCGGCACCACGCTCGCGTTGGGCAGCGTGGAGCTGCGCGTCCCGGTCTGGGGTCCGCTGCTCGCCGCCGTGTTCGTCGACGGCGCGATCCTCGGTGAGAAGGCGCTCTCGGAGCTCGGCAAGGGCACGGGCGCGATCACGCCGGGGGTCGGCGTGCGCTACCTGTCGCCGGTGGGGCCGGTGCGCGTCGACATCGGGTACAAGCCGAAGCTCACCGAGCGGCTGCCGGTGTTCACGCAGCTCGACAGCCTCGGCACCCGGCGGCTGATCGACCTCACCGCGAACCGGGGGTGCTCGTCCGGCAACACGGCCGGATGCCGCGCCTTCCCGCTGCGCGAGAGCGCCAGCGCGCTGCGCCGCACGCTCGACCGACTCACGCTTCACCTCTCCATCGGGGAGGCGTTCTGA
- a CDS encoding translocation/assembly module TamB domain-containing protein → MATEQTPTPDHAHPSPPRPHARHTGRRVAAIVLGSLFALVVLAVVAVFVLTNTEWGHEQIRRKLIATLNTGDRRVHVGRISGNLLKGLTLHDVAITDSSGAPFLKADSVHTGYQVRPFFSKKIDLSHVQLWRPVLVLDRPPHGVWNWERIFPSDTTKKDTTTSTGFGSWIVLHDVHVYDGDVTVRIPWNPDSSLAAASRDSAIKVALDTTSKFRLRVRQVPNGYQQVQYYRSLYGAFPTVSLAQPGQKARLIAADSLRVIASPFRPPEATVTQAHGNIRLDADSLWFRNMQVWMPGSFAALSGSYGLKTGGLDISGDARPAALHDVRFLMPALPDSGIATSRFHVFMGGSDTSVFRFAGMDLRSARTTVQGDLGFSFTPEVRIDTTDVRFAGLTTTMLEELVPAAKSPRPGTLTGRLKADGTLADLALDGDVTFDEPRSGRSRIVADGVVGASDGVVRARHLQVRLAPFQVALAKIYAPTLPVGGTVTGRATVNGSTTSRLDVTGMDLTHADRGQISRLVGRAAVAMSGSPNAPPPIPPRRTAGDGAAPVLASERERTRVRGRTGNPWFDVDVDARPLSLVTVGRFAPAIGLRGSARGPIRLRGTMRDFAVTSALALNDGGRVSVVGRLGMGDVPTYDLRTRLELFNANAVVAKAPSTSITARADVSGRGSDPKTMVARLDADVSTTRIDTVAIDSSRARLRIAGGLLTVDTLAVRAPQTRLDMLGTFGLVAGRSGELSYLAHVDSLAGLARYIPHLTGKVQPRPAILAERVAAARADSTRNAQRNQVRLAVGEATIPRIAVDTPQTIAKDSLAGAVYAAGVLRGNIEGFDARGRAGAVNLVALGNAVQRARFAYAGNAIRTKQQTFAVAGVADSLLVGGFALDSIDVRASYREPGGNLQLAVWQNKGSDVSVRADYGIYPDRRELLFGRLVMRFDTTFWAGTHPSAVRWGQPGVEVENLELTNGYGGRIFVDGRLPTGGAANMRLQVENFQVADVVGLLQSDVPVRGLADVDASITGPLTAPIIRATAALDSASFRGTALPSLAANIDYANRRLTGRAQARGSLLAALATAQGSRVAATQPDTGRTLLEVTGSLPINLALEGVTGPRLADDAPLVADFRADSLPLDLASRFTDAVAEVRGSARGAGTVRGTIKKPEIAGQVNLVDAGFRVTAAGILMKDVNGALRLRGDTVVIDSIAGRTDGRIALHGGIGIKTLSAPSFDLRVTADRATVLDNEIGRIKADAQIAAYGPFDGVFVSGGARVLGGVIYVPESDKKEVISSGDPTVFAVLDTTRLANKDLVEQQSPLLANLRTDVYVGVDRDTWVRSREANVEVYSDGDLRVRMNRAQQAVVLDGIVNTDRGQYTFLSKRFQVKSGSATFIGTQELDPNLQVVAEYEVPNGRPPLTVRILIGGTLTAPRISLESDAQPPIPQSDLLSYLAFGSNTGQLLSLGSGSSVSSSSPNNGLVGTTAALARKQIASVATGVIVDQLESKAGRSLGADVFNITPVPGLPDEFAGGNLGGGLEQFVRGTQIEFGKYFNRQLYVAFQATPVFFEGTPPIPGFVVQYRFAHLLGLQLESNWQPRYFLPPPSLSPQTIDPKNAFGLFLVRNWRF, encoded by the coding sequence ATGGCCACCGAACAGACGCCCACGCCCGACCACGCGCATCCGTCGCCGCCACGGCCGCACGCGCGCCACACCGGACGACGCGTGGCGGCGATCGTGCTCGGCAGCCTGTTCGCCCTCGTCGTGCTCGCGGTCGTCGCCGTGTTCGTGCTCACGAACACCGAGTGGGGACACGAGCAGATCCGCCGGAAGCTCATCGCGACACTCAACACGGGCGACCGGCGCGTCCACGTGGGGCGGATCAGCGGCAACCTGCTGAAGGGGCTCACGCTGCACGACGTCGCGATCACCGACTCCAGCGGCGCGCCGTTCCTCAAGGCCGACTCGGTACACACGGGCTACCAGGTGCGGCCGTTCTTCTCGAAGAAGATCGATCTCTCGCACGTGCAGCTGTGGCGCCCGGTGCTCGTGCTCGACCGGCCGCCGCACGGCGTGTGGAACTGGGAGCGCATCTTCCCATCCGACACGACGAAGAAGGACACCACGACGTCGACGGGCTTCGGCAGCTGGATCGTCCTGCACGACGTGCACGTGTACGACGGCGACGTGACGGTGCGCATCCCGTGGAACCCAGACTCGTCGCTCGCCGCCGCGTCGCGCGACAGCGCGATCAAGGTGGCGCTCGACACGACGTCGAAGTTCCGGCTGCGCGTGCGGCAGGTGCCTAACGGCTACCAGCAGGTCCAGTACTACCGGTCGCTCTACGGCGCGTTCCCGACGGTGAGCCTCGCGCAGCCCGGGCAGAAGGCGCGGCTCATCGCGGCCGACAGCCTGCGCGTGATCGCGTCGCCGTTCCGACCGCCCGAGGCGACGGTGACGCAGGCGCACGGCAACATCCGCCTCGACGCCGACTCGCTCTGGTTCCGCAACATGCAGGTGTGGATGCCCGGTTCGTTCGCGGCGCTGAGCGGCAGCTACGGGCTGAAGACCGGAGGGCTCGACATCTCCGGCGACGCTCGGCCGGCGGCGCTGCACGACGTGCGCTTCCTCATGCCGGCGCTCCCCGACAGCGGCATCGCGACGAGCCGCTTCCACGTCTTCATGGGCGGCAGCGACACGTCGGTGTTCCGCTTCGCGGGCATGGACCTGCGCTCGGCGCGCACGACGGTGCAGGGGGACCTCGGCTTCAGCTTCACCCCCGAGGTGCGGATCGACACGACGGACGTGCGGTTCGCCGGCCTCACGACGACGATGCTGGAGGAGCTCGTGCCGGCGGCGAAGTCGCCGCGCCCGGGCACGCTGACCGGACGGCTGAAGGCCGACGGCACGCTCGCCGACCTCGCGCTCGACGGCGACGTGACGTTCGACGAGCCGCGCTCGGGACGGTCGCGCATCGTCGCCGACGGCGTGGTGGGCGCGTCCGACGGCGTCGTGCGCGCCCGGCACCTCCAGGTGCGGCTCGCGCCGTTCCAGGTGGCGCTCGCGAAGATCTACGCACCGACGCTCCCCGTCGGCGGCACGGTGACGGGCCGGGCGACGGTGAACGGCAGCACCACGTCGCGGCTCGACGTCACCGGGATGGACCTCACGCACGCCGACCGCGGGCAGATCTCGCGCCTCGTCGGCCGCGCCGCCGTCGCGATGAGCGGCTCGCCTAACGCGCCGCCTCCCATCCCGCCGCGTCGCACCGCGGGCGACGGCGCGGCGCCGGTGCTCGCGAGCGAGCGGGAACGCACGCGCGTGCGCGGGCGCACCGGCAATCCGTGGTTCGACGTCGACGTCGACGCGCGGCCGCTGTCGCTCGTCACGGTCGGGCGGTTCGCGCCGGCGATCGGGCTGCGCGGCAGCGCGCGCGGGCCGATCCGGCTGCGGGGCACGATGCGCGACTTCGCCGTGACGTCGGCGCTCGCGCTGAACGACGGCGGCCGCGTCTCGGTCGTCGGCCGGCTGGGCATGGGCGACGTGCCGACGTACGATCTGCGCACGCGTCTGGAGCTGTTCAACGCGAACGCCGTCGTCGCGAAGGCGCCGAGCACGTCGATCACCGCGCGGGCCGACGTGAGCGGCCGCGGCAGCGACCCGAAGACGATGGTCGCGCGGCTCGACGCCGACGTCAGCACGACGCGCATCGACACGGTGGCGATCGACAGCTCGCGCGCCCGGCTGCGCATCGCCGGCGGGCTGCTCACGGTCGACACGCTCGCCGTGCGCGCGCCGCAGACGCGCCTCGACATGCTCGGCACGTTCGGGCTCGTGGCGGGGCGCAGCGGCGAGCTGTCGTACCTCGCGCACGTCGACTCGCTCGCCGGGCTCGCGCGCTACATCCCGCATCTCACCGGCAAGGTCCAGCCGCGCCCGGCGATCCTCGCGGAGCGCGTGGCGGCCGCCCGCGCGGACTCCACGCGCAACGCGCAGCGCAACCAGGTGCGGCTCGCCGTCGGCGAGGCGACCATCCCGCGCATCGCGGTGGACACGCCGCAGACGATCGCGAAGGACTCGCTCGCCGGCGCGGTCTACGCCGCGGGCGTGCTGCGCGGCAACATCGAGGGCTTCGACGCGCGCGGCCGCGCCGGCGCGGTGAACCTCGTGGCGCTCGGCAACGCGGTGCAGCGCGCGCGGTTCGCGTACGCGGGCAACGCCATCCGCACGAAGCAGCAGACGTTCGCCGTCGCCGGCGTCGCCGACTCGCTCCTCGTGGGCGGCTTCGCGCTCGACTCGATCGACGTGCGCGCGTCGTACCGCGAGCCGGGCGGCAACCTCCAGCTCGCGGTGTGGCAGAACAAGGGGAGCGACGTGTCGGTACGCGCTGACTACGGCATCTATCCCGACCGCCGGGAGCTGCTGTTCGGCCGGCTCGTCATGCGCTTCGACACCACGTTCTGGGCCGGGACGCACCCGAGCGCCGTGCGATGGGGGCAGCCGGGCGTCGAGGTCGAGAACCTCGAGCTGACGAACGGCTACGGTGGCCGCATCTTCGTCGACGGTCGACTGCCCACCGGCGGCGCGGCGAACATGCGGCTGCAGGTGGAGAACTTCCAGGTCGCCGACGTCGTGGGGCTGCTGCAGAGCGACGTGCCGGTGCGCGGCCTCGCCGACGTCGACGCGAGCATCACCGGCCCGCTCACGGCGCCGATCATCCGCGCCACCGCGGCGCTCGACAGCGCGAGCTTCCGCGGCACCGCGCTGCCGAGCCTCGCCGCGAACATCGACTACGCGAACCGGCGCCTCACCGGCCGCGCGCAGGCGCGCGGCAGTCTGCTCGCCGCGCTCGCGACGGCGCAGGGGAGCCGCGTCGCGGCGACGCAGCCGGACACCGGACGCACGCTGCTCGAGGTGACGGGCAGCCTGCCGATCAACCTCGCGCTCGAGGGCGTGACGGGACCGCGGCTCGCCGACGACGCGCCGCTCGTCGCCGACTTCCGCGCCGACTCGCTGCCGCTCGACCTCGCGTCGCGCTTCACCGACGCGGTGGCCGAGGTGCGCGGGTCGGCGCGCGGCGCGGGCACGGTGCGCGGCACGATCAAGAAGCCGGAGATCGCCGGGCAGGTGAACCTCGTCGACGCCGGGTTCCGCGTGACGGCCGCGGGGATCCTGATGAAGGACGTGAACGGCGCGCTGCGGCTCAGAGGCGACACGGTCGTCATCGACTCCATCGCCGGCCGCACCGATGGGCGCATCGCGCTGCACGGCGGCATCGGCATCAAGACGCTGTCCGCGCCGTCGTTCGACCTGCGCGTCACGGCGGACCGCGCGACGGTGCTCGACAACGAGATCGGCCGCATCAAGGCCGACGCGCAGATCGCGGCGTACGGTCCGTTCGACGGCGTGTTCGTGAGCGGCGGCGCGCGCGTGCTCGGTGGCGTGATCTACGTCCCCGAGTCGGACAAGAAGGAGGTCATCTCGTCCGGCGATCCCACCGTGTTCGCGGTGCTCGACACGACTCGGCTCGCGAACAAGGACCTCGTCGAGCAGCAGTCGCCGCTCCTCGCGAACCTGCGCACCGACGTGTACGTGGGCGTCGATCGCGACACGTGGGTGCGCTCGCGCGAGGCGAACGTGGAGGTGTACAGCGACGGCGACCTGCGCGTGCGCATGAACCGCGCGCAGCAGGCGGTCGTGCTCGACGGCATCGTGAACACCGACCGCGGGCAGTACACGTTCCTGAGCAAGCGCTTCCAGGTGAAGAGCGGCTCGGCCACGTTCATCGGCACGCAGGAGCTCGACCCGAACCTGCAGGTGGTGGCCGAGTACGAGGTGCCCAACGGCCGCCCGCCGCTCACCGTGCGGATCCTCATCGGCGGCACGCTCACCGCACCGCGCATCTCGCTGGAGAGCGACGCGCAGCCGCCGATCCCGCAGTCGGACCTCCTGAGCTACCTCGCGTTCGGGAGCAACACGGGACAGCTGCTGTCGTTAGGCTCCGGGTCGAGCGTGAGCTCGTCGTCGCCGAACAACGGCCTCGTGGGCACGACGGCGGCGCTCGCGCGCAAGCAGATCGCGAGCGTGGCGACGGGCGTCATCGTCGACCAGCTCGAGAGCAAGGCGGGGCGATCGCTCGGCGCGGACGTCTTCAACATCACGCCGGTGCCTGGGCTGCCCGACGAGTTCGCGGGCGGGAACCTCGGCGGTGGGCTCGAGCAGTTCGTGCGCGGCACGCAGATCGAGTTCGGCAAGTACTTCAACCGGCAGCTCTACGTCGCGTTCCAGGCGACGCCGGTGTTCTTCGAGGGGACGCCGCCGATCCCGGGCTTCGTGGTGCAGTACCGCTTCGCGCACCTGTTAGGCCTGCAGCTGGAGTCGAACTGGCAGCCGCGCTACTTCCTGCCGCCGCCGTCGCTCTCGCCGCAGACGATCGACCCGAAGAACGCGTTCGGGCTGTTCCTCGTCAGGAACTGGCGGTTCTGA
- the rho gene encoding transcription termination factor Rho has protein sequence MFSETVSFGGDPDVDLGSPTDLAGAAQNGATRRPGRGRRGRGQRRDEAPRAESAASDASDAPTGEATFPVAPAEPRGEPPAVREGRAEQVPETREPRESREPREPREPREGRQPGRDGRDGRDGRNGRDFRNEPRNGPRFDRQGDRQSDRQGGQQGGFDRGGRPDRHSRRRNRQRNRQRDQQPFDRQPVVTAADTAFAGWLGVGRDGGFVRQAVNSYLPGPSDPFVPQAVMKQWGLRPGDKVEVMAGRDQRGRMCVVEVTKVNDEEPQAAVKRPDFQALMATYPDRKLTLETRKMKGGPEITRRVIDLIAPIGYGQRALIVAPARSGKTMLLQAIMEGVALNHPQAALLVLLVDERPEEVSDMVACGYGEVVASSFDMPAERHREVVEMVMERSRRLVELGKDVVIVLDSITRMARAFNTIERGIGRTLSGGLDATAMAKPKAFFGSARAVAPSHGGGSLTIIGTALVETGSRMDDVIFEEFKGTGNCEIKLDRSLSERRIYPAIDIPASGTRREDKLFRPDQLDAVYVLRRGLQQMPPAAAMEWLIKRIGVTTSNDGLLSGLRDA, from the coding sequence GTGTTCAGCGAGACGGTGAGCTTCGGCGGCGACCCGGACGTCGACCTCGGCTCGCCGACCGACCTCGCGGGTGCGGCGCAGAACGGCGCCACGCGCCGCCCGGGCCGCGGCCGCCGCGGACGCGGCCAGCGCCGCGACGAGGCCCCGCGCGCCGAGAGCGCGGCGAGCGACGCGAGCGACGCCCCCACCGGAGAGGCGACGTTCCCGGTTGCCCCCGCGGAGCCGCGCGGCGAGCCGCCCGCCGTGCGCGAGGGCCGCGCCGAGCAGGTGCCCGAGACTCGGGAGCCGCGCGAGTCGCGCGAGCCGCGCGAGCCCCGTGAGCCCCGTGAGGGCCGCCAGCCAGGGCGCGATGGGCGCGACGGGCGCGATGGCCGCAACGGCCGCGACTTCCGCAACGAGCCGCGCAACGGCCCGCGCTTCGACCGTCAGGGCGATCGCCAGAGCGATCGACAGGGTGGCCAGCAGGGTGGCTTCGACCGCGGCGGTCGTCCCGACCGCCACTCGCGCCGCCGCAACCGGCAGCGCAACCGGCAGCGCGATCAGCAGCCGTTCGATCGCCAGCCGGTCGTCACCGCCGCCGACACCGCGTTCGCGGGCTGGCTCGGCGTCGGCCGCGACGGTGGGTTCGTTCGCCAGGCGGTGAACAGCTATCTGCCCGGTCCGAGCGATCCGTTCGTGCCGCAGGCGGTCATGAAGCAGTGGGGGCTGCGGCCCGGCGACAAGGTCGAGGTCATGGCCGGTCGCGACCAGCGTGGCCGCATGTGCGTCGTCGAGGTCACGAAGGTGAACGACGAGGAGCCGCAGGCCGCGGTGAAGCGCCCGGACTTCCAGGCGCTCATGGCGACGTACCCCGACCGCAAGCTCACGCTCGAGACGCGCAAGATGAAGGGCGGCCCGGAGATCACGCGCCGCGTCATCGACCTCATCGCGCCGATCGGCTATGGGCAGCGCGCGCTCATCGTGGCGCCGGCGCGCAGCGGCAAGACGATGCTGCTCCAGGCGATCATGGAGGGCGTCGCGCTGAACCACCCGCAGGCCGCGCTGCTCGTGCTGCTCGTCGACGAGCGCCCCGAGGAGGTCAGCGACATGGTGGCGTGCGGCTACGGCGAGGTCGTCGCGTCGAGCTTCGACATGCCGGCCGAGCGGCACCGCGAGGTCGTGGAGATGGTGATGGAGCGCTCGCGCCGGCTCGTCGAGCTGGGCAAGGACGTCGTCATCGTGCTCGACTCCATCACCCGCATGGCGCGCGCGTTCAACACGATCGAGCGCGGCATCGGGCGCACGCTGTCGGGCGGTCTCGACGCGACGGCGATGGCGAAGCCGAAGGCGTTCTTCGGCTCGGCCCGCGCGGTCGCGCCGTCGCACGGCGGCGGGTCGCTCACCATCATCGGCACCGCGCTCGTCGAGACGGGGTCGCGGATGGACGACGTGATCTTCGAGGAGTTCAAGGGGACGGGCAACTGCGAGATCAAGCTCGATCGCTCGCTCTCCGAGCGCCGCATCTACCCGGCGATCGACATCCCCGCCTCGGGCACGCGCCGCGAGGACAAGCTGTTCCGCCCCGACCAGCTCGACGCGGTGTACGTGCTGCGCCGCGGGCTGCAGCAGATGCCGCCGGCGGCCGCGATGGAGTGGCTCATCAAGCGGATCGGCGTCACGACGTCGAACGACGGGCTGCTGAGCGGATTGCGCGACGCCTGA
- a CDS encoding carboxymuconolactone decarboxylase family protein, with protein MNAEILGENNLVVNRFFALDGRAYEAGALDVRTKELLGLVASLVLRCDDCVTYHLVRCAEEGVTRPEIFEALSVGLIVGGSIVIPHMRRAVDRWSELEQRA; from the coding sequence ATGAACGCGGAGATCCTCGGCGAGAACAACCTCGTCGTGAACCGTTTCTTCGCGCTCGACGGCCGCGCCTACGAGGCGGGCGCGCTCGACGTGCGGACGAAGGAGCTCCTCGGCCTCGTCGCGTCGCTCGTGCTGCGGTGCGACGACTGCGTGACGTACCACCTCGTGCGCTGCGCCGAGGAGGGGGTGACGCGCCCGGAGATCTTCGAGGCGCTGTCGGTCGGCCTCATCGTCGGCGGCTCGATCGTGATCCCGCACATGCGGCGAGCGGTGGATCGGTGGTCGGAGCTGGAGCAGAGGGCCTAA